A single Diceros bicornis minor isolate mBicDic1 chromosome 7, mDicBic1.mat.cur, whole genome shotgun sequence DNA region contains:
- the APOA1 gene encoding apolipoprotein A-I: MKAVVLTVAVLFLTGSQARYFWQQDEPQSSWDRVKDLATVYLDAVKDSSRDYMSQFEASALGKQLNLKLLENWDTLSAAVSKLREQLGPATQEFWDNLEKDTEGLRQELNKDLEQLKQQVEPFLDDFQKKWQAELETYRQKVAPLSEELREGARQKLQELQEKLSPLAQEARDRLRAHVEELRVQMTPFSQELRQRLASRLQELKAGGGATLSEYYTKVTAQLKALSEKAQPPLEDLRQGLQPMLESFKANVLSAIDEASKQLTAQ, from the exons ATGAAAGCCGTGGTGCTGACCGTGGCCGTGCTCTTCCTCACGG ggAGCCAGGCTCGGTATTTCTGGCAGCAAGATGAACCCCAGTCATCTTGGGATCGAGTGAAGGATTTAGCCACCGTGTACCTGGACGCCGTCAAAGACAGCAGCAGAGACTATATGAGCCAGTTTGAAGCCTCCGCCTTGGGAAAACAGCTGAA CCTGAAACTCCTGGAAAACTGGGACACCTTGAGCGCCGCCGTCAGCAAGCTGCGCGAACAGCTAGGCCCAGCTACCCAGGAGTTCTGGGACAACCTGGAAAAGGACACAGAGGGGCTGAGGCAGGAGTTGAACAAGGATCTGGAGCAGCTGAAGCAGCAGGTGGAGCCCTTTCTGGACGACTTCCAGAAGAAGTGGCAGGCGGAGCTGGAGACCTACCGCCAGAAGGTGGCGCCGCTGAGCGAGGAGCTCCGCGAGGGCGCGCGCCAGAAGCTGCAGGAGCTGCAAGAGAAGCTGAGCCCGCTGGCCCAGGAGGCGCGCGACCGCCTGCGCGCCCACGTGGAAGAGCTGCGCGTGCAGATGACGCCCTTCAGCCAAGAGCTGCGCCAGCGCCTGGCCTCCCGGCTCCAGGAGCTCAAGGCGGGCGGCGGCGCCACCCTGTCCGAATACTACACCAAGGTCACCGCGCAGCTGAAAGCGCTCAGCGAGAAGGCCCAGCCCCCGCTGGAGGACCTCCGCCAGGGCCTGCAGCCCATGTTGGAGAGCTTCAAGGCCAACGTCCTTTCTGCCATCGATGAGGCCTCCAAGCAGCTGACCGCCCAGTGA